A single genomic interval of Paracoccus aerodenitrificans harbors:
- the repB gene encoding plasmid partitioning protein RepB translates to MARKPKLGLPLQTLRNAPDALEGRRLRGGVFEIEPDQIETTGRLDDRLQIETAGLKASISKNGQRVPILVRPLDGDRYSLIYGRRRLEACRELGIKVRAIVTEMEGDQALRDQLLENQERRDLSFIERALVAAALLDGDHLSASERTNKGVAEVLNLTEAGVSQLLSVVRTVGEDLVLAIGAAPGIGRPRWEELKKLLGATDADRELLAALAGEAKTSYQGGIDEKSDHAFLAVLSAAGKPEQTTSSSRPRGRPGTVIPGVGAATVTIGRRGKQLKLELKAEESDFVSWLEGNAPQLITELHERWKRSED, encoded by the coding sequence ATGGCAAGAAAGCCTAAACTGGGACTGCCACTGCAGACCCTGCGCAACGCGCCCGACGCTCTTGAAGGGCGCAGGCTGCGCGGCGGCGTTTTCGAAATCGAGCCTGACCAAATCGAAACCACAGGTCGGCTCGATGACAGGCTGCAGATTGAGACTGCGGGCCTCAAGGCGTCAATTTCCAAGAACGGACAGCGAGTACCAATCCTCGTCCGGCCGCTTGATGGTGATCGCTACAGCCTGATCTATGGCCGTCGTCGACTGGAAGCTTGCAGAGAACTTGGGATCAAGGTCCGCGCCATTGTCACAGAGATGGAGGGCGATCAGGCACTTCGTGATCAGCTGTTAGAGAACCAGGAGCGGCGGGATCTAAGCTTCATCGAACGAGCGCTTGTTGCCGCAGCCTTGCTCGACGGTGACCATCTGAGCGCATCCGAACGCACTAACAAGGGTGTCGCCGAGGTTCTCAATCTGACCGAGGCAGGAGTGTCGCAGCTGTTAAGCGTGGTCCGCACCGTTGGGGAGGACTTGGTCCTCGCCATCGGTGCCGCTCCGGGCATTGGTCGGCCCAGGTGGGAAGAGCTCAAGAAGTTGCTGGGGGCTACGGATGCCGATCGCGAACTGCTTGCAGCTTTGGCGGGTGAGGCCAAGACATCCTACCAAGGCGGTATTGACGAGAAATCCGATCATGCATTTTTGGCCGTCCTCTCTGCTGCAGGGAAGCCCGAACAGACCACATCCTCGTCTCGCCCTCGCGGGCGGCCCGGCACGGTGATTCCGGGGGTCGGTGCCGCCACTGTCACGATCGGACGTCGTGGAAAGCAACTCAAGCTCGAGTTGAAGGCCGAGGAGAGCGATTTTGTCAGCTGGCTTGAGGGCAACGCCCCGCAGCTGATCACCGAGCTTCACGAGCGCTGGAAGCGTTCGGAAGACTGA
- a CDS encoding sensor histidine kinase — protein sequence MMWPSSLQVRLGLSLGLVLTILWLAAATVTAVIVRGEMDEVFDSALRETAERILPLAVTDIVGQEDQGVTQRLAPIREHDEFFTYIVRDAEGRILLQSHAADPAVFPPYGGPGFGQNATHRLYSDAALQGTISITVAEPLAHRASVAREIQMSLGLPLLVVLPLALASIILAVRFSLAPLHRFRTRLEARGVRDLSEVPAADLPTEIGPLAATLNSLLARLRDAFEAERSFAANAAHELRTPLAGAIAQAQRLRSETKDPTIDARAAEIEATLKRLARLSERLLQLARAEGGRLRMDQSADVRTITRVVVEDIARSTENGRLMLNLPDTPVLSDIDPDALGILCRNLVENALRHGAQNAPVEVTLTSDGQLIVANEGPAVATQTLERLTGRFERADAKTDGSGLGLAIVSAIAERIETSLLLQSPRPGETSGFQASVRLPTDAPNAHVKDREHWP from the coding sequence ATGATGTGGCCATCCAGCCTTCAGGTACGGCTCGGCTTGTCACTCGGCCTTGTGCTGACGATCCTCTGGCTCGCCGCCGCCACGGTTACCGCGGTGATCGTTCGGGGCGAGATGGATGAGGTCTTCGACAGCGCCCTACGCGAAACCGCCGAGCGCATCCTGCCGCTGGCCGTGACCGACATCGTCGGGCAAGAAGATCAGGGTGTGACGCAGCGCCTCGCGCCGATCCGGGAGCATGACGAGTTCTTCACCTACATCGTACGCGATGCCGAGGGACGCATTTTGCTGCAATCCCATGCGGCGGACCCTGCCGTGTTTCCTCCATACGGCGGTCCGGGATTTGGGCAGAACGCCACACATCGCCTCTACAGCGACGCGGCGCTCCAGGGGACGATCAGCATCACCGTGGCCGAACCGTTGGCGCATCGCGCTTCGGTTGCTCGGGAAATCCAGATGAGCCTCGGCCTGCCGCTGCTGGTTGTGCTGCCGTTGGCGCTCGCGTCGATTATTCTCGCTGTGCGCTTTAGCCTCGCCCCTCTCCATCGGTTCCGTACGCGGCTTGAAGCGCGCGGCGTGCGCGACCTGTCAGAAGTACCCGCGGCCGACCTGCCGACAGAAATCGGACCGCTGGCTGCAACCTTGAACAGCCTTTTGGCTCGGTTGCGCGACGCGTTCGAGGCTGAGCGAAGTTTTGCAGCCAATGCGGCTCATGAACTAAGGACACCATTGGCGGGCGCTATCGCCCAGGCGCAGCGACTGCGGTCAGAGACCAAAGATCCGACCATCGACGCGCGCGCCGCCGAGATCGAGGCGACGCTCAAGCGTCTCGCTCGGCTGTCCGAACGTCTCCTGCAGCTTGCGCGGGCGGAAGGCGGTAGACTTCGGATGGACCAGAGCGCTGATGTCAGAACCATCACTCGGGTCGTGGTGGAAGATATTGCGCGCAGCACAGAGAACGGGCGCCTTATGTTGAACTTGCCGGACACGCCTGTCTTGTCTGATATCGACCCCGACGCATTGGGAATTCTGTGCCGGAATCTGGTGGAAAACGCCCTACGCCACGGGGCGCAGAATGCCCCAGTCGAGGTTACACTCACGAGCGACGGGCAGTTGATCGTGGCGAACGAGGGCCCCGCGGTAGCAACCCAAACACTCGAACGCCTGACAGGGCGCTTCGAGAGGGCAGATGCAAAAACTGATGGTAGCGGGCTTGGCCTCGCTATCGTCTCAGCCATCGCAGAACGGATCGAAACCTCTCTCTTGCTCCAGTCACCACGTCCCGGTGAAACTTCTGGATTTCAGGCATCCGTCAGATTGCCAACGGATGCTCCAAATGCCCATGTGAAAGATCGGGAGCATTGGCCTTGA
- the repC gene encoding plasmid replication protein RepC, producing the protein MDYTPISPFMRPISHAHLRVVERPEASVPGKPVNKWELLRELSKAQAAFGVSERDLTVLQGLLSFFPDDALGGNTEMVVFPSNKAICERLNGMPCSTMRRHLARLVEARLLMRRDSPNGKRYVRKRGEDRVAFGFDLSPLYCRAEEIARAAEAVREAEDRVRRLREVVSLMRRDLAALAEFGEEIQPGLGLWDQLRDKAALTARALRRKLSLEDLSAFRTELETLLDQARNVIDGPETEEMNTNDAQCERHHHNSNKESIDLEPALEKGGAAGRAPDDDTGEPVADLEESDTRRVPKIPLHLVIAGCPSLKTFYQGDIRHWHQLFDAACHVRPAMGISVSAWEEAQRCMGPEQASIVVVAMLERFSDIRSPGGYLRALTSKAAAGEFSCGPMVMALIGRRSAA; encoded by the coding sequence ATGGATTACACACCGATTTCGCCGTTTATGCGGCCGATCTCGCACGCCCATCTGCGCGTGGTCGAGCGTCCTGAGGCGTCTGTTCCCGGCAAGCCCGTCAACAAGTGGGAGCTCCTCCGTGAGCTGTCCAAGGCACAGGCCGCCTTCGGGGTTTCCGAGCGCGATCTGACCGTTCTTCAGGGACTTCTCAGCTTTTTTCCGGACGATGCGCTTGGCGGGAACACCGAAATGGTCGTCTTCCCATCCAACAAGGCGATCTGCGAGCGGCTGAACGGCATGCCTTGCTCGACGATGCGCCGTCACCTCGCCCGGTTGGTAGAGGCACGCTTGCTCATGCGGCGCGATAGCCCCAATGGGAAGCGGTATGTGCGCAAGCGTGGCGAAGATCGGGTGGCCTTCGGCTTTGATCTCTCCCCGCTCTATTGCCGGGCCGAGGAAATTGCACGGGCTGCAGAGGCTGTGCGTGAGGCCGAGGACCGTGTGCGGCGACTGAGGGAGGTAGTGAGCCTTATGCGTCGCGACTTGGCCGCTCTGGCGGAGTTCGGCGAGGAGATCCAGCCCGGGCTTGGCCTATGGGACCAGCTCCGCGACAAGGCAGCCCTCACCGCCCGCGCTCTTCGCCGCAAACTCTCGCTTGAGGATCTGTCGGCATTTCGGACTGAACTGGAGACCCTTCTTGACCAGGCGCGTAATGTGATTGACGGTCCTGAAACAGAAGAAATGAACACCAATGATGCCCAATGTGAGCGTCACCATCATAATTCAAATAAAGAATCTATAGATCTTGAACCTGCCTTAGAAAAAGGCGGGGCGGCGGGACGCGCGCCTGATGATGATACGGGTGAGCCCGTGGCTGACCTTGAAGAGTCTGACACGAGGCGGGTGCCGAAAATCCCACTCCACCTGGTAATCGCCGGCTGTCCCTCGCTCAAGACTTTCTATCAGGGCGACATTCGACACTGGCACCAACTTTTCGACGCGGCTTGTCATGTAAGGCCGGCCATGGGGATCAGTGTTTCCGCGTGGGAAGAAGCGCAACGCTGCATGGGACCAGAGCAAGCCTCGATCGTCGTCGTGGCCATGCTGGAACGATTCTCTGACATCAGATCACCGGGTGGATACTTGCGGGCGCTGACGTCCAAGGCCGCGGCGGGCGAATTCTCTTGCGGTCCGATGGTCATGGCTTTGATCGGTCGGCGAAGTGCGGCTTAA